In Chitinophaga sp. H8, a single genomic region encodes these proteins:
- a CDS encoding N-acetylmuramoyl-L-alanine amidase: MAKYIYGRLAVVLLLGVVLYGCAGNPYAATNKSYKQQVKAYAGSLRQQPDAVNGNGVPLNPYWVGTVNFNLRKPNFVIIHHTAQNSCEQTLKTFTLVRTQVSAHYVICRDGTIHHMLNDYLRAWHGGAAKWGNLTDINSSSIGIELDNNGSEPFASQQISSLTLLLDTLQHRYNIPAANFIGHGDIAPGRKVDPSAYFPWQQLAEKGFGMWYGDTTGVVLPEPFNTLQALRIVGYDLKDTTAAKLAFKRHFIPQDSTTLFTEADKKILYNLAAKYQ; encoded by the coding sequence ATGGCAAAATATATTTATGGGCGCCTGGCGGTAGTATTGCTGCTGGGCGTTGTATTGTACGGTTGCGCCGGAAATCCTTATGCGGCCACTAATAAATCATACAAACAACAGGTAAAGGCCTACGCCGGATCTTTACGGCAGCAGCCGGATGCGGTGAATGGTAATGGTGTGCCCTTAAATCCTTATTGGGTAGGTACGGTGAATTTTAACCTCCGCAAACCTAATTTTGTGATCATCCATCATACTGCACAAAACTCCTGTGAGCAAACCCTTAAAACGTTTACCCTGGTACGTACACAGGTAAGCGCGCACTATGTCATCTGCAGGGATGGTACCATTCATCATATGCTGAATGACTATCTCCGTGCCTGGCATGGTGGGGCTGCTAAATGGGGCAACCTCACCGATATCAATTCTTCCTCCATTGGCATCGAACTGGATAATAACGGCTCCGAACCTTTTGCGTCACAGCAAATCAGCAGCCTCACCCTACTGCTGGATACGCTGCAGCACCGGTACAATATTCCGGCAGCCAATTTTATAGGACATGGTGATATTGCGCCTGGCAGAAAAGTAGATCCCAGCGCGTATTTTCCCTGGCAGCAATTGGCTGAAAAAGGCTTTGGAATGTGGTATGGAGATACTACCGGGGTCGTATTGCCGGAACCCTTCAATACTTTGCAGGCATTGCGTATCGTGGGATATGACCTGAAAGACACTACCGCTGCTAAGCTGGCCTTTAAACGTCATTTTATTCCGCAGGATAGCACTACCCTGTTCACCGAAGCGGATAAAAAAATCCTGTATAACCTGGCTGCTAAATACCAGTAG
- a CDS encoding LURP-one-related/scramblase family protein — MQHNSLPAFFKCDDYFIDEKVGLLKFSNNYKVFDQQGIQIGNITQVVPFWHKVFRLFLSKAMFPFTLNIVNMDEQVVATIQRGWTFWMSKIVIRNSSGQEVGGIQQKFKMLKPLFHIVDTNNVVLAKIQGDWKAWNFNITDGNERQLGAINKKWAGVLQETFTTADKYRVTIAKECPEDINKMAIVAGAITIDMILKEAK; from the coding sequence ATGCAACATAACAGTTTACCCGCTTTCTTTAAATGTGATGACTACTTTATAGACGAAAAAGTAGGACTGCTCAAATTTTCCAACAATTATAAGGTATTTGATCAGCAAGGTATCCAGATAGGTAACATTACCCAGGTGGTTCCTTTCTGGCACAAAGTATTCCGTTTGTTTCTCAGTAAGGCGATGTTCCCTTTTACACTCAACATCGTCAATATGGATGAGCAGGTAGTGGCTACCATTCAAAGAGGATGGACTTTCTGGATGTCCAAAATTGTCATACGTAATAGTAGCGGACAGGAAGTGGGAGGCATCCAGCAAAAGTTTAAAATGTTGAAACCCTTATTCCATATTGTGGATACCAACAATGTGGTGCTGGCCAAAATACAGGGCGACTGGAAAGCATGGAACTTCAACATTACGGATGGTAATGAAAGGCAGTTGGGGGCTATTAATAAAAAATGGGCAGGTGTTTTGCAGGAAACATTTACAACTGCGGATAAATACCGGGTTACCATTGCCAAAGAATGCCCGGAGGATATTAATAAGATGGCAATAGTGGCAGGTGCCATCACTATTGATATGATCCTGAAAGAGGCGAAATAA
- a CDS encoding GH92 family glycosyl hydrolase, with the protein MRKTITALLVMGTSIVQAQIVEKVTDPVEWINPLMGTASKPSLSNGNTYPAVACPWGMNFWMPQTGKMGDGWAYTYDADKIRGFKQTHQPSPWINDYGQFAIMPLTGTVKIDEDSRASWFSHKSEIAKPYYYSVYLADHDVTTEITPTERAARFRFTFPQTEKAYILVDAFDKGSSIKIIPEQGKIVGYTTKNSGGVPKNFKNYFVLYFDKPFTYQATWNNKALKEGTLDVTGNHVGAVIGFATRKGEQVQVKVASSFISPEQAELNLQQEIGKDNFEVVKQKAKAAWNEELGRVLVEGGTIEQVRTFYSCLYRAMLFPRKFYEMNPKGQVVHYSPYNGQVLPGYMFTDNGFWDTFRAAFPFLNIMYPTLNAHIQEGLVNAYKESGWLPEWASPGHRDCMIGSNSASIIADAYLKGGTGYDINTLYEAILKNTEHEGPVSSVGRKGVKYYNELGYVPYDVDVNENTARTLEYAYDDFTIYQLAKSLKRPKAEIEKFARRSQNYRNVFDPESKLMRGRNKDGKFQTPFNPFKWGDAFTEGNSWHYTWSVFHDIKGLMDLMGGKETFVSMLDSVFNMPPVFDDSYYGSVIHEIREMQIMNMGQYAHGNQPIQHMLYLYNYAGVPWKSQYWIREVMNRLYTPHPDGYCGDEDNGQTSAWYVFSALGFYPVCPGTQQYVVGAPLFKKATLKLENGRQVVINAPQNSEANKYIKSMQLNGKVYTNNWIDHQDLMKGAVINFDMQDMPNKQRGTKDSEAPYSFSNEKQ; encoded by the coding sequence ATGAGAAAAACGATAACGGCTTTACTGGTAATGGGAACCAGTATTGTCCAGGCACAAATTGTGGAGAAAGTCACCGACCCGGTAGAGTGGATCAATCCACTGATGGGTACTGCCTCCAAACCCAGCCTGTCCAACGGTAATACCTATCCGGCAGTGGCTTGCCCCTGGGGAATGAATTTCTGGATGCCACAAACCGGGAAAATGGGAGATGGATGGGCGTATACCTATGATGCGGATAAAATCAGGGGCTTTAAACAAACGCACCAGCCCAGCCCCTGGATCAATGACTACGGACAATTTGCAATCATGCCGCTTACCGGCACCGTAAAAATTGATGAAGATAGCCGTGCCAGCTGGTTTTCCCATAAATCTGAAATTGCCAAACCGTATTATTACAGTGTATACCTGGCAGATCATGATGTGACCACAGAGATCACGCCTACAGAAAGGGCCGCCCGTTTCCGGTTTACTTTTCCTCAAACGGAAAAGGCATATATCCTGGTAGATGCGTTTGACAAAGGCTCTTCCATAAAGATCATACCAGAGCAAGGTAAGATCGTAGGGTATACTACCAAAAATAGCGGAGGGGTACCGAAAAACTTTAAGAACTATTTTGTACTGTATTTTGATAAACCTTTCACTTACCAGGCTACCTGGAATAATAAAGCGTTAAAAGAAGGTACGCTGGATGTTACAGGCAATCACGTAGGAGCTGTGATAGGCTTTGCTACCCGTAAAGGAGAGCAGGTACAGGTAAAAGTAGCCTCCTCTTTTATCAGCCCGGAACAGGCCGAATTAAACCTGCAGCAGGAAATAGGAAAAGACAACTTCGAAGTAGTAAAACAAAAAGCAAAAGCCGCCTGGAATGAAGAGTTGGGCCGCGTATTGGTAGAGGGTGGTACTATTGAACAGGTGCGCACTTTTTATTCCTGCCTGTATCGTGCGATGCTGTTCCCCCGCAAGTTCTATGAAATGAACCCTAAAGGGCAAGTCGTGCACTACAGCCCTTACAACGGTCAGGTATTACCCGGTTATATGTTTACCGACAATGGTTTCTGGGACACTTTCCGCGCTGCATTCCCTTTCCTGAATATCATGTATCCTACATTGAATGCACACATACAGGAAGGACTGGTAAATGCTTATAAGGAAAGTGGCTGGTTGCCGGAATGGGCTAGTCCTGGTCACCGCGATTGTATGATAGGTTCCAATTCTGCTTCAATCATCGCAGATGCTTACCTGAAAGGGGGCACCGGTTATGATATTAATACACTCTATGAAGCTATTTTAAAGAATACGGAACATGAAGGGCCGGTAAGCTCTGTGGGCCGTAAAGGTGTAAAGTATTATAATGAACTGGGCTATGTTCCCTATGACGTAGATGTAAATGAAAATACAGCCCGTACACTGGAATATGCCTATGATGATTTTACTATTTATCAGTTAGCTAAATCGTTAAAGCGACCTAAAGCTGAAATAGAAAAATTTGCCAGAAGGAGCCAGAACTACCGCAATGTATTTGACCCGGAATCTAAGTTGATGCGTGGCCGTAATAAGGATGGTAAGTTTCAGACGCCCTTCAACCCATTTAAATGGGGGGACGCTTTTACCGAAGGTAACAGCTGGCATTATACCTGGTCCGTTTTTCATGATATCAAAGGCTTAATGGACCTGATGGGTGGCAAGGAAACATTTGTAAGTATGCTGGACTCTGTATTTAATATGCCGCCTGTATTCGATGATAGCTATTATGGCAGCGTAATCCATGAAATAAGGGAAATGCAGATCATGAATATGGGCCAGTATGCACATGGTAACCAACCCATTCAGCATATGCTTTACCTGTACAACTACGCTGGGGTGCCCTGGAAAAGCCAATACTGGATCCGTGAAGTGATGAACCGCTTGTATACACCACATCCTGACGGGTATTGCGGCGATGAAGATAACGGCCAAACCAGCGCTTGGTACGTATTCAGTGCGTTGGGCTTTTACCCGGTATGCCCTGGTACCCAACAGTATGTAGTGGGGGCACCATTGTTTAAGAAAGCCACCCTTAAACTGGAAAATGGCAGGCAAGTGGTCATTAACGCACCACAAAACAGTGAGGCTAATAAATATATCAAAAGTATGCAGCTTAACGGTAAGGTATATACTAATAACTGGATCGATCACCAGGACCTCATGAAAGGCGCCGTGATTAATTTTGACATGCAGGATATGCCCAATAAACAAAGAGGCACAAAGGATAGTGAGGCGCCTTATTCCTTTTCAAACGAAAAACAGTAG
- a CDS encoding lysophospholipid acyltransferase family protein produces the protein MTLILYYLVLPVIYLISLLPFRVLYLLSDGVYVLLYHVIGYRKKVVLDNLRNSFPEKSEQEIRQICREFYHYFCDLFLETFKTLTISKEKMLRHCSFHPDTVALFEQMAAAKKSVILVMGHKGNWEWAGNTFSIVCPQQLYVIYHPLANKHFNGLMYKMRTRFGTKLIAMQDTFRDMVSNRKEVNATAFIADQAPNPKSAQWLTFMHQDTPVFTGTERIAQKMNYPVVYVSVVRVKRGYYTVYAEVLIGEPASTANGEITTSHTRKLEKDIHAQPATWLWTHRRWKHKREL, from the coding sequence TTGACATTGATATTGTATTATTTAGTTTTACCGGTTATCTACCTGATATCCCTGCTGCCTTTCCGCGTGCTTTACCTGCTCTCTGATGGCGTTTATGTGCTATTATACCATGTAATAGGGTACCGTAAAAAGGTAGTACTTGATAACTTACGCAACTCATTTCCTGAAAAAAGTGAACAGGAAATCCGGCAAATCTGCCGGGAATTTTATCATTATTTCTGTGATTTGTTCCTGGAAACTTTTAAAACGCTGACAATCAGCAAAGAAAAGATGCTGCGGCATTGCAGCTTCCATCCGGATACAGTTGCCCTTTTTGAGCAAATGGCAGCAGCAAAGAAAAGTGTAATCCTGGTAATGGGCCATAAAGGGAATTGGGAATGGGCAGGAAATACCTTCAGCATAGTTTGCCCGCAACAGCTGTATGTGATTTATCATCCGCTGGCCAACAAACACTTTAACGGGCTGATGTATAAAATGCGTACCCGTTTCGGCACTAAGTTAATTGCCATGCAGGATACCTTCCGCGACATGGTATCCAACCGGAAAGAAGTCAACGCCACTGCATTTATTGCCGACCAGGCCCCCAATCCTAAAAGCGCGCAGTGGCTCACCTTTATGCACCAGGATACGCCTGTATTTACCGGCACAGAACGGATTGCACAGAAAATGAACTACCCGGTAGTATACGTTTCTGTAGTACGTGTCAAAAGGGGATATTATACGGTGTATGCTGAAGTGTTAATTGGCGAACCGGCCTCCACTGCAAATGGGGAAATAACAACCTCCCATACACGAAAACTGGAAAAAGATATTCATGCGCAGCCTGCTACCTGGTTATGGACGCACCGGCGCTGGAAACATAAAAGAGAGCTGTAA